A genomic segment from uncultured Vibrio sp. encodes:
- a CDS encoding cold-shock protein, translating into MSNKTTGSVKWFNETKGFGFITPDNGGADLFVHFKSIASEGFKTLAEGQKVSFNVEQGNKGPQAGNVTLV; encoded by the coding sequence ATGTCAAATAAAACAACTGGCTCAGTAAAATGGTTTAACGAAACTAAAGGCTTTGGATTTATCACTCCTGATAACGGTGGTGCAGATCTATTTGTTCACTTTAAATCAATTGCTAGTGAAGGTTTCAAAACATTAGCTGAAGGCCAAAAGGTTTCTTTTAATGTTGAACAAGGTAACAAAGGTCCACAAGCTGGCAACGTTACTTTAGTATAA
- a CDS encoding LysR family transcriptional regulator — protein MDTIDGMRTVVAVIETGSFTAASERLGISKSLTSKYVNRVEEQLGVKLFHRTTRKLSINQSGQEYYRQAQAVLAKFDKLYHQLHLKNKAVSGALRVTASQSFAEELLSPIIPEFHARYPEIQIDIIVTNQKLNLVEQAIDIAFRASELEDSSLRYRKIMSLQCSVYAAPKLIKEYGQDVKLAQLPCIIDSNLHPTACWPVASFSNHSNAYNRLAVRAVYKSNSPRLIRQLTLSAVGASYQPDIIAAPYVEKGLLQKLDIGFKPLKYPLNALYCGGAYQSERVKVFLDFVINKLGTID, from the coding sequence ATGGATACTATCGATGGTATGAGAACAGTCGTGGCGGTGATAGAAACGGGCTCATTTACCGCTGCTTCAGAGCGTTTAGGTATTTCTAAATCTCTGACCTCCAAGTATGTTAACCGCGTCGAAGAGCAGCTCGGAGTTAAATTGTTTCATCGCACCACCCGCAAGCTTTCGATTAATCAGTCTGGCCAAGAGTACTACCGTCAAGCACAAGCGGTGCTAGCTAAATTTGACAAGTTATACCACCAACTCCATTTAAAGAACAAAGCTGTGTCTGGGGCGCTACGAGTGACGGCTTCGCAGAGTTTTGCTGAGGAATTATTAAGTCCCATTATTCCAGAGTTCCATGCTCGCTATCCAGAAATTCAGATTGATATCATCGTTACAAATCAAAAACTTAATTTAGTGGAACAAGCTATAGATATCGCGTTTCGTGCCAGTGAATTAGAAGATTCAAGCTTGAGATATCGTAAGATAATGTCACTTCAATGCTCAGTGTATGCAGCCCCCAAGTTAATAAAAGAGTACGGACAGGATGTGAAGTTAGCCCAATTGCCTTGTATCATCGATAGTAATCTTCACCCTACTGCTTGTTGGCCTGTGGCCAGTTTTTCGAACCATAGTAATGCTTATAATCGTCTTGCCGTACGCGCCGTATACAAAAGCAATAGCCCAAGGCTGATTCGCCAATTGACTCTCTCTGCAGTTGGAGCAAGCTATCAACCCGATATTATCGCAGCACCTTATGTAGAAAAGGGCTTACTACAAAAGCTTGATATTGGTTTTAAACCTCTAAAGTATCCGTTGAACGCTCTCTACTGTGGAGGTGCATATCAATCTGAACGAGTGAAAGTCTTTCTAGATTTTGTTATCAATAAGCTTGGTACCATTGATTGA
- a CDS encoding cation-transporting P-type ATPase, giving the protein MEETGDLWHNKSIDDTFSKLSSQPDGLAPQESAQRLSQFGANRLPVSHGRSVFQRLLSQFHNVLIHVLLVVMVVTAALGHWVDAAVVAGVVIINAIIGFIQEGKAENALNAIQAMLAPTALVLRDSHQVKINADELVVGDVVILQSGDRVPADLRLFRSKGLQVAEAVLTGESTPIEKTTLPVNSDSELADRYCMVYSGTMVTHGQGSGVVVATGINTELGKISSLVSRVKPATTPLLKQIAQFSRWLTAGILIVAVATFSYGLLVQGYPITDMFLAAISLAVAAIPEGLPAIMTITLAIGVERMAKRNAIIRRLPAVETLGAVSVICTDKTGTLTRNEMTVQKIITSSNEFRISGTGFDPHGEVSINHTSIYPEEHPFLIQAMRAAVLCNDATIQLHDDKWQIQGDPMEGALLIAGMKAGIDSETETKSFPRTDLIPFESEHRFMATLHHNHIGEAYIFIKGAPEQVLDICNQQLVDQNAVNTTTEIDRTYWHEQIEAMAKQGMRVLAIAYRPTKYTQLELTFNDVKDDLIMLGLFGLIDPPRQEAINAIEVCKNAGIRVKMMTGDHALTAQAIAGQIGLINPGDALTGQQIDALTDEELFAVAKEVDVYARVSPEHKMRLVNTLQKHQQIVAMTGDGVNDAPALKRSDIGTAMGITGTDSAKEAAEMVLTDDNFASITAAVEEGRAVYDNLKKAILFILPTNGGEALIILAAVVWGFKDLPLTPIQILWVNMITAVTLALALAFEPKEPNLMQRTPRDPDTPLLTSHLIWRVVFVSVILMFGTLGMFVWEMSQQEDIARARTIAVNTLVMFEIFYLFNTRFILDSVFCRQGLIGNFYVLVAIAVLIVFQACFTYLPFMQLLFGTAELEVDVWLRIIVVASSVLFLVELEKYYLNKSMTKTHSSRSPP; this is encoded by the coding sequence ATGGAAGAAACCGGAGACCTTTGGCACAATAAATCCATCGACGACACCTTTTCTAAGCTCTCAAGCCAGCCAGATGGTCTAGCTCCACAAGAATCCGCTCAACGCCTCTCTCAGTTTGGCGCCAATAGACTCCCAGTCTCTCATGGGCGATCGGTTTTTCAGCGTTTGCTTAGCCAGTTTCACAACGTCCTGATCCACGTTTTATTAGTCGTCATGGTAGTCACCGCCGCCCTGGGTCATTGGGTGGATGCCGCCGTTGTTGCGGGCGTGGTAATCATCAATGCCATCATTGGCTTTATCCAGGAAGGCAAAGCCGAAAACGCCCTCAATGCGATCCAAGCGATGCTCGCCCCAACCGCATTAGTTTTGCGCGACAGTCATCAAGTCAAAATCAACGCTGATGAGCTGGTCGTCGGCGACGTAGTTATCCTGCAATCCGGTGACCGGGTACCCGCAGACCTGCGTTTATTTCGCAGCAAAGGGCTTCAAGTTGCCGAAGCGGTATTGACAGGTGAATCGACGCCCATCGAGAAGACCACTCTACCGGTCAATTCAGACAGTGAATTAGCCGACCGCTATTGCATGGTTTATTCAGGGACGATGGTGACGCACGGGCAAGGCTCAGGCGTTGTCGTTGCGACTGGAATAAACACCGAACTAGGAAAAATAAGCTCCTTGGTTTCACGGGTAAAACCGGCCACTACCCCACTTCTCAAACAGATTGCTCAGTTCAGTCGCTGGTTAACCGCTGGTATCTTAATTGTTGCCGTCGCGACCTTCAGTTATGGCTTACTGGTTCAAGGTTATCCCATCACAGACATGTTTCTTGCGGCAATCAGCCTTGCCGTGGCAGCGATTCCGGAAGGGTTACCCGCAATTATGACTATCACGCTTGCCATCGGGGTGGAAAGAATGGCCAAACGTAATGCCATTATTCGTCGTTTACCTGCAGTAGAAACTCTGGGCGCAGTTTCAGTTATCTGCACTGATAAGACCGGAACACTAACGCGCAATGAAATGACCGTACAAAAAATCATAACTTCAAGTAACGAGTTTAGAATCAGTGGCACAGGGTTCGATCCACATGGCGAAGTGAGCATTAATCACACATCGATTTATCCAGAGGAGCACCCTTTTCTTATTCAGGCGATGAGAGCTGCGGTGTTATGCAATGATGCCACCATTCAACTTCATGATGATAAATGGCAAATACAAGGTGATCCGATGGAGGGCGCATTGCTTATCGCTGGTATGAAAGCAGGCATAGACAGCGAAACGGAGACAAAAAGCTTTCCCCGAACCGATCTTATCCCATTTGAATCAGAGCACCGCTTTATGGCGACGCTCCATCATAACCATATCGGCGAAGCGTACATTTTCATTAAAGGCGCCCCCGAACAGGTTCTCGACATCTGTAACCAACAACTTGTTGATCAAAATGCCGTCAATACAACCACGGAAATCGATCGCACGTATTGGCATGAACAAATTGAAGCCATGGCCAAGCAAGGGATGCGGGTTTTAGCGATTGCTTATCGACCAACAAAATACACCCAGCTCGAACTCACATTCAACGATGTTAAAGACGACCTCATCATGCTCGGGCTTTTCGGCCTTATTGATCCACCAAGACAAGAGGCAATAAATGCGATTGAGGTGTGTAAAAATGCTGGGATAAGAGTAAAAATGATGACAGGCGATCACGCACTGACGGCACAAGCCATAGCTGGACAGATAGGCCTTATCAACCCCGGTGATGCTCTTACAGGTCAACAAATCGATGCGCTGACAGACGAAGAACTGTTCGCAGTAGCCAAAGAGGTTGATGTCTATGCCCGCGTCAGTCCCGAACATAAAATGCGACTCGTTAACACGCTGCAAAAACATCAACAGATCGTAGCAATGACTGGCGATGGCGTGAATGATGCGCCCGCGCTAAAACGTTCTGACATTGGAACCGCGATGGGAATAACGGGCACTGACTCTGCCAAAGAAGCGGCCGAAATGGTGCTCACCGATGATAATTTTGCGTCGATTACTGCCGCAGTTGAAGAAGGACGAGCCGTCTACGATAACCTGAAAAAAGCGATTCTGTTTATTCTGCCAACCAACGGTGGTGAAGCGCTGATTATACTGGCAGCGGTAGTTTGGGGATTCAAAGACCTGCCCCTCACGCCCATTCAAATTCTTTGGGTCAATATGATCACCGCCGTCACGCTCGCTTTGGCTTTGGCGTTTGAACCTAAAGAACCAAACCTGATGCAACGCACTCCACGCGACCCGGATACGCCACTTCTGACTTCCCACCTTATTTGGCGAGTGGTATTTGTTTCTGTCATATTGATGTTTGGCACTTTGGGCATGTTTGTTTGGGAAATGAGTCAGCAAGAGGATATTGCCAGAGCTCGCACCATTGCGGTAAACACTCTGGTAATGTTCGAAATATTTTACTTATTTAATACCCGATTCATCCTCGATTCTGTTTTTTGCCGCCAAGGATTGATTGGTAATTTCTACGTGTTAGTTGCGATCGCGGTACTGATCGTCTTTCAAGCATGCTTCACGTACCTGCCATTCATGCAGTTGCTGTTTGGAACCGCCGAACTTGAAGTAGATGTATGGCTACGAATAATCGTTGTCGCATCGTCTGTACTGTTTTTAGTCGAGCTGGAAAAGTATTACTTAAACAAATCAATGACGAAGACACACTCTTCCAGATCCCCACCTTAA
- a CDS encoding arylsulfatase: MKTKIKPIVAITSFLISSASYAEPAKNIDRTVLPIQQSAQFNGKIGTTFDQSKSDYPQPIKAPEGAPNVVVILLDDLGFGQAGSFGGLVPTPNIDKLASRGVTYNNFHTTGISSPTRAALLTGRNHHQVGFGTISELSTGFPGYNSIWPKSVASIAEVLKDNGYSTSAFGKWHNTPDWETSSVGPFEQWPTGLGFQHFYGFQGGETSQWEPQLFNDTTPIELTKKPEDGYQLNEDLVDKAIAWIDQQKSINPDKPYFTYFAPGAVHAPLHAPKEWIEKFKGKFDMGWDKYREEVFARQKAMGIIPQNTKLTPRPKEIEAWDTLSADQKRLYARHMEVFAAFLAYTDYEVGRLLDKIEAMPDSDNTMIMYIAGDNGSSAEGSITGTTNNMMTQNSVPDTVEDQLKVIDELGSELHENHYPVGWAWAGTTPFQWMKRVPSHFGGTRNGLVVSWPAKIKNTGTIQSQFHHVVDITPTILQAANIPAPTSVNGVKQKPMAGTSMIYTFNHPEAKSHRTVQYFETGGHRAIYKDGWVAASFHGVPWQLSSSLGFKDSKWELYNVKEDFSEAVDLAKQNPDKLQELIKEFDNQAKINEVYPLDDRFTERASTPDRPSMTRGKTQFSYTANVTRVPEGSAPKFYQRDHRIDAYVTVDKNQKTDGVLMAIGGSSGGVSLYADDGKLVYGYNFFGKSYSTIESNMTIPSGTVKLSAVYKQEPFKFLKDFNGGSVDLYINDQKVGSGKVEKAVPVRFSATETLDIGVDLGAAVMPAYREKAPFKFNGKIEKVDVETAPTQPIIK, from the coding sequence ATGAAGACTAAAATTAAACCGATTGTGGCGATAACGAGCTTTCTGATTTCATCAGCAAGTTACGCTGAGCCAGCAAAAAACATCGACAGAACAGTATTACCTATCCAGCAGTCTGCCCAGTTTAATGGCAAAATTGGTACGACCTTCGATCAATCAAAGTCTGATTACCCACAACCTATTAAAGCTCCAGAAGGGGCACCAAACGTTGTTGTTATCCTGCTTGATGATTTAGGTTTTGGTCAAGCTGGTAGCTTTGGTGGTTTGGTTCCAACGCCTAACATCGACAAGCTAGCATCCCGCGGCGTGACTTATAATAACTTCCACACGACAGGTATCAGCTCGCCGACTCGCGCAGCATTGCTAACTGGACGTAACCACCATCAAGTGGGTTTTGGTACTATCTCCGAGTTGTCAACAGGCTTCCCGGGCTATAACTCCATTTGGCCGAAGTCGGTTGCAAGTATTGCAGAAGTGTTGAAAGACAATGGCTACAGCACAAGCGCTTTTGGTAAATGGCATAACACGCCGGATTGGGAAACTTCCTCTGTAGGCCCATTTGAACAGTGGCCAACAGGCTTAGGCTTCCAACATTTCTATGGTTTTCAAGGCGGTGAGACTAGCCAGTGGGAACCTCAGTTATTCAATGACACCACTCCTATTGAGCTAACCAAAAAACCAGAAGATGGATATCAGCTCAACGAAGACTTAGTGGATAAAGCGATTGCCTGGATTGACCAACAAAAATCGATTAACCCTGACAAACCTTATTTTACTTACTTCGCACCAGGTGCAGTACACGCGCCACTTCACGCCCCTAAAGAGTGGATTGAGAAATTCAAAGGCAAATTTGACATGGGGTGGGACAAATACCGAGAAGAGGTTTTTGCGCGTCAAAAAGCCATGGGAATCATTCCACAAAACACCAAGTTAACGCCAAGACCAAAAGAGATAGAAGCTTGGGATACCTTAAGTGCCGACCAGAAGAGACTATATGCCCGTCATATGGAAGTGTTTGCAGCGTTTCTTGCTTACACTGACTACGAAGTTGGACGTCTGTTGGATAAGATTGAAGCAATGCCAGACAGCGACAACACCATGATCATGTATATCGCTGGAGACAATGGATCGAGTGCAGAGGGTTCAATCACCGGTACTACCAATAACATGATGACGCAAAACAGTGTCCCCGATACCGTAGAAGATCAGTTGAAAGTTATTGACGAACTGGGTAGCGAATTGCATGAAAACCATTATCCAGTGGGCTGGGCATGGGCGGGTACCACTCCTTTCCAATGGATGAAGCGTGTACCTTCTCATTTTGGTGGAACACGTAACGGCCTCGTGGTTTCATGGCCTGCTAAAATTAAAAATACGGGTACTATTCAAAGTCAATTCCACCACGTGGTGGATATTACGCCTACTATTCTGCAAGCCGCAAACATACCAGCGCCAACTTCTGTTAACGGTGTGAAACAAAAGCCGATGGCAGGCACAAGCATGATTTACACATTTAATCACCCTGAAGCTAAGTCACACCGCACGGTTCAATATTTTGAAACAGGCGGTCACCGTGCGATTTATAAAGATGGCTGGGTAGCGGCATCATTCCATGGTGTACCTTGGCAGCTAAGCAGTTCACTTGGTTTCAAAGATTCGAAATGGGAACTGTATAACGTCAAAGAAGATTTTTCTGAAGCGGTTGATTTGGCAAAACAAAATCCAGATAAATTGCAAGAGTTGATTAAAGAATTCGATAATCAAGCGAAAATCAATGAGGTGTACCCACTTGATGACCGCTTTACTGAACGAGCGAGTACACCGGATCGTCCTTCTATGACCAGAGGTAAAACGCAGTTCAGCTATACAGCAAATGTTACTCGTGTTCCTGAAGGATCAGCGCCTAAATTCTATCAACGAGATCATAGGATCGATGCCTATGTTACCGTTGATAAAAACCAAAAAACCGATGGTGTACTGATGGCAATTGGTGGTAGCTCTGGCGGTGTTTCTTTGTATGCCGACGATGGAAAATTGGTTTATGGCTATAATTTCTTTGGTAAGAGTTATTCAACCATCGAATCTAACATGACTATTCCTTCTGGAACGGTGAAGTTGTCTGCAGTCTATAAACAAGAACCATTTAAGTTCTTGAAAGACTTTAACGGTGGTAGCGTCGATCTTTATATCAACGACCAAAAAGTGGGGTCGGGTAAAGTAGAAAAAGCAGTACCTGTGCGTTTCTCTGCAACAGAAACTCTCGATATAGGCGTTGACCTCGGCGCAGCAGTGATGCCAGCGTACCGTGAAAAAGCACCGTTCAAGTTTAATGGTAAGATTGAAAAAGTTGATGTAGAAACAGCACCAACTCAACCGATTATTAAATAG
- the fdhF gene encoding formate dehydrogenase subunit alpha — protein MSSRQKNASQAPDLPFSIGEDATPSMPLLNHSTVREHPTQTVCPFCGVGCGLLLTCDSHGQVCGISPLNAHPISQGKLCEKGWSSLYAISAENRITQPLKRNKDKFVPISWDEALEEITSSLLGIIDEFGPDATGVISSARATNEDNYAAQKFARAVLGTNNIDHCARICHSPTVAGLKQVLGSGAMTNSTKDLFEAEVIVVIGADPTENHSVLGGQVMSAKLAGAKLIVIDPRVTRLAKIADLHLKLTPGTNIALINAMIHVILSNHWHDEDFITNRCEGFEALSTHVERITPESVENTTGVEANLIRQAAQYYSQADKAMIMYGMGITQFVSGTSNVIALADLALVCGHIGKPGAGINPLRGQNNVQGACDMGCLPNVYPGYQSVEDSVMQLRFSDYWDCDVASRPGLTSLGMTKAALAGHFRAQILFGEDPVVTDPDQNHVRQAYKSLDLLVVAELTMTETAKLADYILPAASFAEKSGTFTNCERRVQHINPAMPPIGEVMADWQWLQALAKKMGCDALNWRSSEEVFDEMAAITPSYQGMSYDKLDKNYGLQWPCNDDAPEGTAVLHEKEFPIGRARLTPVKYVPIDEPADSDFPLLLTTNRLHFHYGCGSMTRKSPLLEREIPPGILFINPKDADLLGISLYSPVSVRSRRGYIETRAMITDDVPPGVVSMPYHFKEAPSNQLTNTAQDPVTKMPELKACAVEVELLPIGHKPLAPWEKPGEGK, from the coding sequence ATGAGCTCTCGACAGAAAAACGCATCACAAGCCCCTGATCTTCCTTTTTCCATAGGCGAAGACGCGACACCCTCTATGCCACTACTCAACCATAGTACGGTTCGAGAACATCCTACTCAAACAGTGTGTCCTTTCTGTGGCGTCGGTTGTGGGTTGCTTCTGACTTGCGATTCGCATGGTCAAGTTTGTGGAATTAGCCCATTAAATGCTCACCCGATTAGTCAAGGCAAATTGTGTGAAAAAGGATGGAGTAGTCTTTACGCTATTTCAGCTGAAAATCGGATCACTCAACCTTTAAAGCGTAATAAGGATAAATTCGTCCCAATAAGTTGGGATGAGGCGCTTGAGGAAATCACTTCGTCTCTACTTGGTATTATTGATGAGTTTGGCCCCGATGCGACAGGGGTGATCAGCAGCGCCCGAGCGACCAATGAAGACAATTACGCGGCTCAGAAATTTGCTCGTGCGGTGTTAGGTACCAATAACATCGACCATTGCGCCCGTATTTGTCATAGCCCGACCGTTGCAGGCTTAAAACAGGTTTTAGGCTCGGGTGCGATGACCAACAGCACCAAAGATCTGTTTGAGGCAGAAGTGATCGTGGTGATTGGGGCAGACCCGACAGAGAACCACAGTGTTCTCGGTGGGCAGGTGATGAGTGCGAAACTGGCCGGTGCGAAGTTAATCGTCATAGACCCCAGAGTTACACGTTTAGCCAAGATTGCAGATTTACATTTGAAACTGACGCCAGGAACGAACATCGCACTCATTAATGCCATGATTCATGTGATTTTAAGTAATCACTGGCATGACGAGGACTTTATTACAAATCGTTGTGAGGGATTTGAAGCGCTATCAACTCACGTTGAACGTATCACACCTGAATCGGTGGAGAATACGACCGGCGTTGAGGCGAATCTTATTCGGCAGGCCGCTCAATATTATAGCCAGGCAGACAAAGCTATGATTATGTACGGCATGGGGATCACTCAGTTTGTTAGTGGCACCTCCAATGTGATTGCGTTAGCGGATTTGGCGCTGGTATGCGGACACATAGGCAAACCGGGCGCAGGCATTAATCCACTACGTGGACAAAATAATGTTCAGGGCGCTTGCGATATGGGATGTTTACCTAACGTCTACCCGGGCTATCAATCAGTGGAAGATAGTGTTATGCAGTTGCGTTTCTCTGATTACTGGGATTGTGATGTTGCTTCGAGACCGGGTTTAACCTCATTGGGTATGACCAAAGCGGCGTTAGCGGGACATTTTCGCGCTCAGATTCTTTTTGGTGAAGACCCCGTGGTAACGGATCCTGACCAGAACCACGTTAGACAAGCCTACAAGTCTTTGGATTTACTGGTGGTTGCTGAACTAACCATGACAGAGACAGCAAAACTTGCGGACTACATTCTCCCTGCCGCCTCATTTGCAGAGAAATCGGGCACCTTCACCAATTGCGAACGTCGTGTACAGCATATTAACCCAGCAATGCCACCCATTGGTGAGGTAATGGCTGACTGGCAATGGTTGCAAGCATTGGCAAAAAAAATGGGCTGTGACGCATTAAATTGGCGTAGCAGTGAAGAAGTGTTCGATGAGATGGCAGCGATTACACCTTCGTACCAAGGAATGAGTTACGATAAGCTGGATAAAAACTATGGTCTTCAGTGGCCATGTAACGACGATGCACCTGAAGGCACAGCAGTTCTGCATGAAAAAGAGTTTCCTATCGGACGAGCACGTTTGACACCCGTTAAGTACGTACCGATTGATGAGCCTGCCGACTCTGATTTTCCACTACTTTTAACCACCAATAGGCTACATTTCCACTATGGTTGTGGCTCCATGACACGTAAATCCCCCTTGTTGGAGCGAGAAATCCCTCCGGGTATTTTGTTCATTAACCCTAAGGATGCCGATCTTCTGGGCATTTCTTTGTATAGCCCGGTCAGCGTGCGCTCAAGACGCGGTTACATCGAAACTCGAGCGATGATCACTGATGACGTCCCTCCTGGCGTGGTGAGCATGCCTTATCATTTTAAAGAGGCGCCATCGAACCAGCTGACCAATACGGCGCAAGATCCCGTCACCAAAATGCCAGAATTAAAAGCCTGCGCTGTTGAGGTTGAGCTGTTGCCTATTGGGCATAAGCCACTCGCACCTTGGGAAAAACCGGGGGAAGGAAAATGA
- a CDS encoding formate/nitrite transporter family protein — protein MADIYGFDSFSPKQIAEKVDSIGVIKARLPLLSMVMLGILAGAFIGLGGLYFTIVKSDPELSFATQQVLGGLTFSLGLILVIIAGAELFTGNNLLAMAWADKKITTAELLKNWVVVCLSNFVGAVSVAAMVFLSGHPEMNQGAIATTYANIAAAKCEMPFWTAFFRGVLCNVFVCMAVWMALAGRTVVDKAVVIVFPISAFVAAGFEHSIANMYFISLAMMLQSSGTVEAASSVGIVGFFSNLIPVILGNLVGGSVFVGLVYHIIYQRGHSESE, from the coding sequence GTGGCTGATATCTATGGTTTTGATTCCTTTTCACCAAAGCAAATTGCTGAAAAAGTGGATTCTATTGGTGTAATAAAAGCTCGCTTGCCTCTATTGTCTATGGTTATGCTGGGTATCTTAGCGGGCGCTTTTATTGGTTTGGGTGGTCTGTATTTTACTATCGTTAAATCGGATCCTGAGCTAAGTTTCGCTACTCAGCAAGTGTTAGGTGGGCTGACCTTTTCGCTGGGATTGATACTCGTCATCATTGCCGGTGCCGAATTATTTACTGGCAACAACTTATTGGCGATGGCGTGGGCAGATAAAAAAATTACGACGGCAGAACTGTTAAAGAACTGGGTTGTAGTCTGTTTGTCAAACTTTGTTGGCGCAGTTAGCGTCGCTGCAATGGTGTTTTTATCTGGTCATCCGGAAATGAATCAAGGCGCCATCGCAACGACGTACGCAAACATAGCAGCAGCAAAATGCGAGATGCCTTTCTGGACGGCGTTTTTCCGTGGAGTCTTATGTAATGTATTTGTGTGTATGGCGGTTTGGATGGCGTTAGCCGGGCGCACTGTGGTAGACAAAGCGGTCGTCATCGTTTTTCCTATTTCCGCGTTTGTCGCGGCTGGATTTGAACACAGTATCGCGAATATGTACTTTATTTCATTAGCGATGATGCTACAAAGCTCGGGCACGGTAGAGGCCGCTAGTTCGGTTGGGATCGTAGGCTTCTTTAGTAACTTGATTCCCGTTATTTTAGGCAATCTCGTCGGAGGAAGTGTGTTTGTTGGTTTGGTCTATCACATTATCTATCAGCGTGGTCACTCAGAGAGTGAATAA
- a CDS encoding anaerobic sulfatase maturase translates to MTLETVPLSHIDSPKLQLPKLDNDVYRFHAVSKPSASRCNLDCSYCFYLHKESLLEQPSQAGMSDEMLALYIQQYIEAQTGEEVVFTWQGGEPTLMGLSFFEKVVALQDQFKKPDQTILNDLQTNGILLNENWCQFLKQHKFLVGISIDGPKHLHDIHRVNRAGKSSFDKVMNAIELLKKHQITFNALCVINQDNGAFPLEVYRFLRDEVQPQVIQFIPCVEPKNFTNVAPNKWKAKDLIQIGDISLSPENESSYLTSWSVGSTQWGTFLTTIWDEWIRQDFGNVFIDQFENVISQMFGFGAQKCVSAEFCGKAVAIEHNGDVFSCDHFVYPEYKLGNITEVHMGDLVFSNKQQNFGKSKASNLPSDCRQCFFLSLCYGECPKNRFTKTSQGENGLNYLCSGLKKFYAKVVNSQSLLQQRLSA, encoded by the coding sequence ATGACCTTAGAAACAGTACCGTTAAGTCATATTGATTCACCAAAGTTACAACTCCCAAAATTAGACAACGATGTGTATCGCTTCCATGCAGTATCCAAACCATCAGCTTCGCGTTGCAATTTAGACTGTAGCTACTGTTTTTATTTGCACAAAGAATCTCTATTAGAGCAGCCATCTCAGGCAGGTATGAGTGATGAAATGCTCGCTTTGTATATCCAACAATACATTGAAGCTCAAACAGGGGAAGAGGTTGTTTTCACATGGCAAGGCGGTGAACCTACTTTAATGGGGTTATCTTTTTTCGAAAAAGTTGTCGCCCTGCAAGACCAATTTAAAAAGCCTGATCAAACCATACTCAATGACTTACAAACCAACGGTATTTTGCTTAACGAAAACTGGTGCCAGTTTCTTAAACAACATAAGTTCTTAGTCGGTATCTCCATTGATGGTCCTAAACACCTTCACGACATTCACCGAGTAAATCGAGCGGGTAAGTCATCGTTTGACAAAGTGATGAATGCTATCGAATTGTTGAAAAAACATCAGATTACTTTCAATGCTCTTTGCGTCATCAATCAGGATAACGGAGCCTTCCCGCTTGAGGTGTATCGTTTCCTTCGCGATGAAGTTCAGCCCCAAGTTATCCAGTTTATTCCTTGCGTTGAACCGAAGAACTTTACTAATGTCGCCCCTAATAAATGGAAAGCCAAAGACCTGATCCAAATTGGTGATATTAGCCTTTCACCTGAAAACGAGAGTAGTTACCTCACTTCTTGGTCTGTTGGCTCAACTCAATGGGGGACATTCTTGACCACGATTTGGGATGAATGGATTCGCCAAGATTTCGGTAATGTATTTATTGATCAGTTTGAAAATGTTATTTCGCAGATGTTCGGATTTGGCGCTCAGAAATGTGTTTCTGCTGAGTTCTGTGGTAAGGCTGTTGCAATTGAACATAATGGAGACGTTTTTTCCTGCGACCATTTTGTCTACCCCGAATACAAACTTGGCAATATTACTGAAGTGCATATGGGGGACCTTGTTTTCTCCAATAAACAACAAAATTTTGGTAAATCAAAAGCCAGTAATCTACCTTCTGATTGCCGTCAGTGTTTTTTCCTCTCTCTTTGTTATGGCGAGTGCCCTAAAAATCGCTTTACCAAAACATCACAAGGTGAGAATGGGCTAAATTATTTATGCTCTGGCTTGAAAAAATTCTACGCAAAAGTAGTGAATAGTCAGAGCTTACTGCAACAACGTCTGAGTGCCTAA